AGACGGACCAAATTCAAGTTGGGTTTGACAAAATTGACGTGCCAGTGTTAAGCGACATTCCCGTCATCGGGCCGCTGTTGTTTTCTAACGCGTACGCGCCGTCATATATCGCCATTGCGCTGGCGTTTGTATCATGGTATGTCATTTACAAAACGCCGTTTGGCCTGCGGCTGCGTGCGGTCGGCGAACATCCGATGGCGGCGGATACGATGGGGATTCATGTCGCCAAAATGCGCTACATCGCTGTCATGATCAGCGGCGCGCTCGGCGGCTTGGGCGGTGCGGTATACGCGACGATCATTTCCCGCGATTTCAGCCATGCGACGATTTCCGGGCACGGATTTATGGCGCTTGCGGCGATGATTTTCGGCAAGTGGCATCCGATCGGCGCGATGGGGGCGGCGCTCTTTTTCGGGTTGGCGCAAAGCTTAAGCATCGTCGGGCAAACGATTCCGTTCTTGAAAAACGTCCCGACCGTTTACTTGCTCATCGCCCCGTATGCACTCACGATTTTGGCGCTGGCGGGCTTCATCGGCCGCGCTGAGGCGCCGAAAGCGGCTGGCACGCCATACATCAAAGGAAAACGGTGATGAAAGCGGCTGTCCGAAAAACGGACGGCCGTTTTTTGCTGAATGGAATGATTTGCATTTTTCTATTGGCAAAAGGTATATTGTTGATAAGACGCTTTACAATAAAAGATAGTGCATATCTGCAAAGAGAAAAAGTAAGGAGGAGTTGGATTGGTCGACGAAAAAGTCACAGCGGTCGGACCGGTTCGCGTCCATACGATTTCGACCGATAAGTACAAAACGAACACGATCGTTTGGAAAATGAAGGCCCCTCTTGCTAAAGAAACGGTCACGCTGCGCGCGCTTTTGCCATACGTCTTGCAAAGCGGCACGGCCGACTATCCGAGCGTTAAGGCGCTGCGCACCTATTTGGATGAACTGTATGGGGCGACGCTGAACGTCGATTTAACGAAAAAAGGCGAACATCATATCATGACGATTCGCATCGATGTCGCCAATGAACGATTTTTGCCGGAGCAAACGCCGTTGCTTTCGAAAGCGTTTCAGCTCTTGGCCGATCTTCTGTTCCGCCCGGCTCTTGATGGCGGGCGGTTTGTCACCGACATTGTCGAGCAGGAAAAGCGGGCGCTCCGTCAACGCATTCAGGCGGTGTATGATGACAAAATGCGCTATGCGAACATGCGCCTTGTAGAAGAAATGTGCAAAGGCGAACCGTACGCCCTCTCGCCAAACGGCGAGCTTGAAGACGTGGACGGCATCACGGCGGAAGGGCTGTATCGCTATTATGAACGAGCGCTGGCCGAGGATGAGCTGGATCTATATGTCATTGGCGACGTGGCTGAAGAGGCGGTGCTCACAGCGGTGAAGCAGCGCTTCTCTTTGCCGGATCGTCCAAAGCGGGAGCGCGCATCGTCGGTTTCTGTCAAGCCGCAAGGGGAAGTTCGCGAAGTCATCGAGCGGCAAGACGTGAAGCAAGGAAAGCTCAACATCGGCTATCGGACAAATGTGACGTATGAGGATGACGATTATTACGCCTTGCAAATGTTTAACGGCATTTTTGGCGGTTTTTCCCATTCGAAGCTGTTCATCAACGTCCGCGAGAAGGCAAGCCTTGCCTATTATGCCGCCTCAAGGCTTGAGAGCCATAAAGGGCTGCTTATGGTCATGTCCGGCATTGAACCGGCCAACTATGAGAAGGCGCGCCGCATCATCGATGAGCAAATGCAGGCGATGAAAAACGGTGATTTCACAGATGAAGAAATGGCGCAGACGAAAGCGGTCATCCGCAACCAGCTGCTTGAGACGCTCGATACGCCGCGCGGGCTTGTGGAGGTGTTGTACCATAACGTCGTCTCAACGCGAAAGCGCCCGATCGATGAATGGATTGCCGGCACCGATCAAGTGACGCGCGAGGATGTGGTGCGCGCCGCTGACAAGGTGGAGCTTGATACGGTGTACTTTTTGACCGGAATGGAGGCGACGGAAGATGGAAAAACGGGTGTATGAGACGTTGCACGAAGAGCTGTTTTATGAAAAAATGGACAACGGCCTTGACGTATACATTTTGCCGAAAAAAGGATTCAACAAAACGTATGCGACATTCACCACGAACTACGGTTCGGTCGACAACCAGTTCGTCCCGCTCGGTAAAACGGAGATGAAGCGCGTTCCGGACGGCATCGCCCATTTTTTGGAGCATAAGCTGTTTGAAAAAGAAGACGGCGACGTGTTTCAGCAGTTCAGCAAACAAGGCGCCTCGGCGAACGCCTTTACGACGTTCACCCGCACCGCCTATTTGTTCTCAAGCACCGACAACGTCGAGAAAAACTTGGAAACGTTGATCGATTTTGTGCAAAGCCCGTACTTTTCCGACAAGACAGTGGAAAAAGAAAAAGGGATCATCGGCCAGGAAATCCGGATGTACGACGACAACCCAGACTGGCGCGTCTATTTCGGCGCCATCGAAAGCATGTATCACAACCATCCGGTCAAAATCGACATCGCCGGCACAGTTGAATCGATCGCCCAAATTACGAAAGAGTTGCTGTATGAGTGCTACGAAACGTTTTACCACCCGAGCAACATGCTTTTGTTTGTCGTCGGCCCGGTCGATGAACAAAAAATCATGCAGCAAATCCGCGACAACCAGGCGAAAAAGTCGTTCCCGCAAGCCCCGGAAGTGAAGCGGTTTGCGTATGAAGAACCGAGCGCAGTAGCGGAAAAGAAAAAAGTGATTCCGATGCATGTGCAGACGAACAAATGCTTTGTCGGCATCAAAGCGCCGTCCGTTCCTGAAGCCGGCGAACAAAAGCTTCGGCATGAGCTTGCCTTCCACGTCGCATTGGACTATTTGTTTGGAAAAAGCTCGCCGCATTATGAACGGCTGTACCGCGAAGGATTGATCGATGATACATTTATGTACGATTATACAGAAGAGCGCGGGTTCGGCTTCGCGTTGATCGGCGGCGATACAAGGGACGCTGAACGGCTCGCTTCGGAAATTCAAACGGTGCTGCTGTCGTTTGCCGCGGAGACTATAAAAAAGGAAGAATTTGAACGGGTGAAAAAGAAAAAAATCGGCGCCTTTTTGCGCGCGCTCAACTCGCCGGAATACATCGCCAACCAGTTTACGCGCTACGCGTTTTACGGATCCAACTTGTTTGACATTTTGCCGGCGCTTTCATCCCTTGCCATGGACGATATCGCGGCGGTTGCCTCTTCTTGCTTCCGCGATTCGCAAATCGCGGTTTGCGAAGTCGTTCCAAAAGGGCAATAAGGCATCCTTCCTGAGAAGGATGCTTTTTTGCGGCAAAAAGGAGAGGATGGTTTCATGCGCTACGCCTTGATCACGGGAGCCTCTGGAGGCATCGGACAAAGCATCGCTCGTGTGCTCGCTCGGGAGGGGTACGGACTTTTTCTCCATTACTATCGGCGACGGGCGCCTGTTGAAGCGCTGAAAGAAGAGCTTAACGATGTGCATATTGTGCCGATTGAGGCCGATTTGTCGGCACTGGATGGGGTGGAAAAGCTCGTTTCGCAAATCGATCGCCCGGTTGATGCCATCGTTTACAACAGCGGTGCAAGCTATTACGGATTGTTGACCGACATGAACGATGAATTAATCGAGCGGATGGTGCGGCTTCACATGACAAGCCCGGCGTTGCTCATCAAAAGGCTGACCCCATCAATGGTGGCGAGAAAGCGCGGTCATATTGTGTTCATTTCCTCGATTTGGGGATTGTGCGGCGCTTCATGCGAGGCGGTGTACTCGATGACAAAGGGAGGGCAGAACGCGTTTGCCAAGGCGCTGGCCAAGGAGCTTGCCCCAAGCGGCATTCGCGTCAACGCTGTTGCACCGGGGGCGATTGATACCGATATGCTGCGGGTGTTTCGTCCTGAGGAGCTGGAAGCGCTCACTGACGAAATTCCAGCCGGCCGGCTCGGCACCCCGGATGAGGTGGCGGAAACGGTGGCGTTTTTGCTGTCTGATGCCGCTTCGTATATCACCGGCCAAGTCATTTCCGTCAACGGCGGCTGGTATTGTTGAACGTATATTTTCCGGTTCGGCAGGCAAACTATCCTTGAAACATTCAACAAGGAGGGATTGACATGTCGGTACTGGATAACTTTGAACAATGGAAAGACTTTTTGGCGGAACGTTTAGAACAAGCGCAACAGCAAGGATTGACTCAGCAAGTGATCACAGATGTCGCTTACCAAATCGGGGATTATTTGGCGAAACACGTCGACCCGAAAAACCCAGAAGAACGGGTGCTCGCTGATCTTTGGAGCGTTGCGGATGAAAAAGAGCAGCACGCCCTTGCCAACATGATGGTCAAGCTGGTCCAACAAAAATAATCACCCGGTAAAAGAGAGGGGCCTCCCTCTCTTTTTTCTTCCTCCTTTTCGGTTGCTTTTCCATTTATAATTATAGTAGTATGAACTTAGCATAAGGCGTTCGTGCGGACACCGGCAAGGGAGGAGACGGGATGGGCAAGCAGGAATGGTATTTGGAATATGAAATTCATGTCAACCGCCCGGGGTTGCTCGGCGACGTTGCTTCGCTGCTCGGTATGTTGTCCATTAACATCGTGACGATCAACGGTGTCCGGGATTCGCGCCGCGGCATGTTGCTTTTGTGCGACAATAACGAGCAAATTGAACGGTTGGCGACGATCTTGCGGACGATGGACAACATTACGGTGACGAAGCTGCGCCAGCCGAAGCTGCTCGACCGCCTCGCCGTCCGCCACGGCCGTTATATCCAGCGCGATGCCGATGACAAAAAAACGTTCCGCTTCGTCCGTGATGAACTTGGACTGCTTGTCGATTTTATGGCGGAACTTTTTAAAGAAAAAGGGCATAAGCTCATCGGCATCCGCGGGATGCCGCGCGTCGGCAAGACAGAGTCGATCGTCGCCGCCAGCGTGTGCGCCAACAAACGATGGCTGTTTGTTTCATCGACGCTGATTAAACAGACGGTTCGCACGCAGTTGATGGAAGATGAGTATAGCGAGGACAACATTTTCATTATCGACGGCATCGTCTCAACGCGCCGCGGGAACGAGCAGCACTGGCAGCTCATCCGTGAGCTCATGCGCCTTGAGGCGACGAAAGTCGTCGAGCATCCGGACATGTTTGTTCGCCATACGGAATACACGCTCGATGATTTTGATTATATTATTGAGCTGCGCCATGAACCGGACGAAGATATTTCCTACGAAGCGATTGACCGCCCGTCATTGTTGGGCGATGACGGATTTTCCGAATTTGGGTTTTAATTTAAAAAAGTGGAAGGTGTTGGCCGTTGACGGAACTAGGAAAACGTTTGCGGGAAGCACGGGAAGAAAAAAATATGAGTTTGGACGAGTTGCAGGAGATGACGAAAATTCAAAAGCGGTATTTGATCGGCATCGAAGAAGGCAACTATGCCATCATGCCTGGAAATTTTTATGTGCGTGCCTTCATCCGGCAATATGCTGAAGCG
Above is a window of Geobacillus thermoleovorans DNA encoding:
- a CDS encoding ABC transporter permease, giving the protein MSVYDVLQTIVPTTIFFAAPLIFTALGGVFSERSGVVNIGLEGLMTIGAFVGIVFNLTFADRFGEWTPWLALLAAMVVGAVFSLLHAVASVTFRADQVVSGVAINFLALGLSLFLVKKMYGKGQTDQIQVGFDKIDVPVLSDIPVIGPLLFSNAYAPSYIAIALAFVSWYVIYKTPFGLRLRAVGEHPMAADTMGIHVAKMRYIAVMISGALGGLGGAVYATIISRDFSHATISGHGFMALAAMIFGKWHPIGAMGAALFFGLAQSLSIVGQTIPFLKNVPTVYLLIAPYALTILALAGFIGRAEAPKAAGTPYIKGKR
- the yfmF gene encoding EF-P 5-aminopentanol modification-associated protein YfmF, with product MVDEKVTAVGPVRVHTISTDKYKTNTIVWKMKAPLAKETVTLRALLPYVLQSGTADYPSVKALRTYLDELYGATLNVDLTKKGEHHIMTIRIDVANERFLPEQTPLLSKAFQLLADLLFRPALDGGRFVTDIVEQEKRALRQRIQAVYDDKMRYANMRLVEEMCKGEPYALSPNGELEDVDGITAEGLYRYYERALAEDELDLYVIGDVAEEAVLTAVKQRFSLPDRPKRERASSVSVKPQGEVREVIERQDVKQGKLNIGYRTNVTYEDDDYYALQMFNGIFGGFSHSKLFINVREKASLAYYAASRLESHKGLLMVMSGIEPANYEKARRIIDEQMQAMKNGDFTDEEMAQTKAVIRNQLLETLDTPRGLVEVLYHNVVSTRKRPIDEWIAGTDQVTREDVVRAADKVELDTVYFLTGMEATEDGKTGV
- the yfmH gene encoding EF-P 5-aminopentanol modification-associated protein YfmH, which codes for MEKRVYETLHEELFYEKMDNGLDVYILPKKGFNKTYATFTTNYGSVDNQFVPLGKTEMKRVPDGIAHFLEHKLFEKEDGDVFQQFSKQGASANAFTTFTRTAYLFSSTDNVEKNLETLIDFVQSPYFSDKTVEKEKGIIGQEIRMYDDNPDWRVYFGAIESMYHNHPVKIDIAGTVESIAQITKELLYECYETFYHPSNMLLFVVGPVDEQKIMQQIRDNQAKKSFPQAPEVKRFAYEEPSAVAEKKKVIPMHVQTNKCFVGIKAPSVPEAGEQKLRHELAFHVALDYLFGKSSPHYERLYREGLIDDTFMYDYTEERGFGFALIGGDTRDAERLASEIQTVLLSFAAETIKKEEFERVKKKKIGAFLRALNSPEYIANQFTRYAFYGSNLFDILPALSSLAMDDIAAVASSCFRDSQIAVCEVVPKGQ
- the ymfI gene encoding elongation factor P 5-aminopentanone reductase, with translation MRYALITGASGGIGQSIARVLAREGYGLFLHYYRRRAPVEALKEELNDVHIVPIEADLSALDGVEKLVSQIDRPVDAIVYNSGASYYGLLTDMNDELIERMVRLHMTSPALLIKRLTPSMVARKRGHIVFISSIWGLCGASCEAVYSMTKGGQNAFAKALAKELAPSGIRVNAVAPGAIDTDMLRVFRPEELEALTDEIPAGRLGTPDEVAETVAFLLSDAASYITGQVISVNGGWYC
- a CDS encoding DUF3243 domain-containing protein; this translates as MSVLDNFEQWKDFLAERLEQAQQQGLTQQVITDVAYQIGDYLAKHVDPKNPEERVLADLWSVADEKEQHALANMMVKLVQQK
- a CDS encoding DUF3388 domain-containing protein, producing the protein MGKQEWYLEYEIHVNRPGLLGDVASLLGMLSINIVTINGVRDSRRGMLLLCDNNEQIERLATILRTMDNITVTKLRQPKLLDRLAVRHGRYIQRDADDKKTFRFVRDELGLLVDFMAELFKEKGHKLIGIRGMPRVGKTESIVAASVCANKRWLFVSSTLIKQTVRTQLMEDEYSEDNIFIIDGIVSTRRGNEQHWQLIRELMRLEATKVVEHPDMFVRHTEYTLDDFDYIIELRHEPDEDISYEAIDRPSLLGDDGFSEFGF